ATAGCGCTATTGAAGAAAATTCAGTTGAAAAAGCTCAAGAGGCTTTGAAAGCAGCTATTCCTATCATCGATAGAACCGCCGTTAAAGGGGTTCTTCATAAGAGAACTGCATCGCGGAAAGTCTCAAGGTTAACACTTTGTGTGAATAACTTTGTAGCTCAGGCTTAGTCCTGCCCGGTTTAGGCCGGCAGTCCATGCAAAAGTTGAAAATGTAGAGTAACTTGTTCTTACCATCGCTTAATCGTAAGTGATGGGCTTATCGTTCAAAATAACTGCTGAGTAATCGTGGTCAAGAAAGGGATACATAGCCTTTGTCAAGGTTGGTGGCGATTTTATAAAAAATTGATGCCCACTGAACCCTTGCCGACACGCACCTAAAATGAATTGATCAAGCCATGCGGCCTATACGGGCTCCATGGCTTTTTTTTTGTACTTTTTTTTGATCCTTTTATCTTCCTGCACTGTGTCGGTTGATGAAGCGAGTATAAAGGCACCAAAACCATATGATGAAACCAGAACTGTCTGACTTTGTATTCATGGCTGAAAAATCAGGGTTGGTTCCTGTCTGTCAGGAAATCCTGGCTGATCTGGATACGCCTCTGACCGC
The window above is part of the Desulfobulbaceae bacterium genome. Proteins encoded here:
- a CDS encoding 30S ribosomal protein S20, with the translated sequence MANHKSAIKRNRQSQVCRVRNRSVRTEMKTAIKSVYSAIEENSVEKAQEALKAAIPIIDRTAVKGVLHKRTASRKVSRLTLCVNNFVAQA